In Terriglobia bacterium, a single genomic region encodes these proteins:
- a CDS encoding DUF2934 domain-containing protein: MESERKVPTKKTSATRTKATSAAAEAGNPKKAAAVKGGRPRKGIPPEERQRLIAESAYLKAERRGFQGGDPSRDWIEAEAEIDAMLMRPRGAGE; the protein is encoded by the coding sequence ATGGAATCGGAACGGAAGGTCCCGACGAAGAAGACCAGCGCGACGAGAACGAAGGCGACTTCGGCCGCCGCGGAGGCTGGGAACCCGAAAAAAGCGGCGGCCGTCAAGGGCGGAAGGCCCCGGAAGGGCATCCCACCCGAGGAGCGCCAGAGGCTGATCGCGGAGTCCGCTTATCTCAAGGCCGAGCGCCGGGGCTTCCAAGGCGGCGATCCGAGCCGTGACTGGATCGAGGCCGAGGCCGAGATCGACGCGATGTTGATGCGGCCGCGCGGGGCCGGCGAGTAG